Proteins encoded together in one Flavobacteriales bacterium window:
- a CDS encoding TraB/GumN family protein, producing MRSTPLLGGVLCTLLAPAQPLPHSLLWRISGPGIEAPAYVLGTVHSRDARAYQGNDSLWAAMAACTEVVGELDNEAAAKGGLAVLGAMQMPGSKALADLYRKKDLERVRDALKEHLGLMALASDRMKPFWSMALLTETLMRSDSALVLDEAVQVQARRSGQAVSGLESMQEQLAAIDAIPLEDQAAMLLEMVRNDLYRGSIERMMDAYARQDLEALQAVVQEGGMPSSMDAALLAERNARMTDRMAVRLGDGCSCFFAIGAAHLPGAGGVLGRLRGKGFVLTPVAVEPH from the coding sequence ATGCGTTCCACCCCCTTGCTGGGCGGCGTGCTCTGCACCCTTCTGGCCCCGGCCCAACCGCTGCCGCACAGCCTCCTATGGCGCATCAGCGGTCCGGGCATCGAAGCCCCCGCCTATGTCCTGGGCACCGTGCACAGCCGTGATGCAAGGGCCTACCAGGGCAATGACAGCCTTTGGGCCGCCATGGCCGCCTGCACCGAGGTGGTCGGGGAACTGGACAACGAAGCGGCCGCGAAGGGTGGGCTCGCCGTGCTCGGCGCCATGCAGATGCCGGGTAGCAAGGCCTTGGCCGACCTCTACCGGAAGAAGGACCTCGAACGCGTCCGCGATGCGCTTAAGGAGCACCTGGGCCTGATGGCCCTGGCCAGCGACCGCATGAAGCCCTTCTGGTCGATGGCCCTGCTCACCGAGACCCTGATGCGCAGCGACAGCGCGCTCGTGCTGGACGAGGCGGTGCAGGTGCAGGCTCGAAGGTCAGGCCAGGCGGTGAGCGGCCTGGAGTCCATGCAGGAACAGCTGGCCGCCATCGATGCCATCCCCCTGGAGGACCAGGCGGCCATGCTGCTGGAGATGGTGCGTAACGACCTCTACCGCGGCTCGATCGAACGCATGATGGACGCCTATGCCCGGCAGGACCTGGAGGCGCTGCAGGCGGTGGTGCAGGAGGGGGGGATGCCCAGTTCCATGGACGCCGCCCTGCTCGCCGAGCGCAACGCCCGGATGACCGACCGGATGGCCGTGCGGTTGGGGGACGGCTGCAGCTGCTTCTTCGCCATCGGGGCCGCCCACCTGCCGGGCGCTGGCGGGGTGCTGGGCCGCTTGCGGGGCAAGGGCTTCGTCCTAACGCCCGTGGCGGTGGAACCGCACTAA
- the mtaB gene encoding tRNA (N(6)-L-threonylcarbamoyladenosine(37)-C(2))-methylthiotransferase MtaB — protein sequence MSSPRTVAFHTLGCKLNFAESSTLARGLEEAGYARVRPEDRPDVFVLNTCSVTENADRECRQWVRRFQRINPGAFVAVVGCYAQLKPEEIAAIPGVDLVLGANEKFDLAAHIEAADGKRPVGAAVHGPIKEVRAFHPSWNSGDRTRTFLKVQDGCDYFCSFCTIPLARGRSRSGSIADTVAIAERIAASGVKEIVLTGVNTGDFGRSHGEDFLGLIEALDRVEGIARFRISSIEPNLCTDAIIRFVTGSRRFAPHFHMPLQSGSDALLERMRRRYDTALYADRVHAIKTLMPHACVGADVITGTPGETDEEFLRTHAFLRSVPVDHLHVFTYSERANTTAVRMDETVPMETRRERTKQLRILGGKLQRAHVERHLGTVRPVLFEAEETDGRMLGFTDNYIRVSVPYNAALVNAVEPVSLDRSDGEGHVIGSRVASAPAPASSAEAFGEGMAPASSAEAFGEGMAHAPAPAA from the coding sequence ATGAGCTCCCCCCGCACCGTCGCCTTCCACACCCTGGGCTGCAAGCTCAACTTCGCCGAGAGCAGCACCCTCGCTCGCGGGCTGGAGGAGGCCGGCTATGCCCGGGTGAGGCCCGAGGACCGCCCGGACGTGTTCGTGCTCAACACGTGCAGCGTGACGGAGAACGCCGACCGGGAATGCCGCCAATGGGTGCGGCGGTTCCAGCGGATCAACCCCGGGGCCTTCGTGGCCGTGGTGGGCTGCTATGCGCAGCTGAAGCCCGAGGAGATCGCGGCCATCCCCGGGGTGGACCTGGTGCTGGGCGCCAACGAGAAGTTCGACCTGGCGGCCCACATCGAGGCGGCGGACGGCAAGCGGCCGGTCGGAGCAGCGGTGCACGGCCCCATCAAGGAGGTGCGGGCCTTCCATCCATCATGGAACAGCGGGGACCGCACCCGCACGTTCCTGAAGGTGCAGGACGGCTGCGACTACTTCTGCAGCTTCTGCACCATCCCGCTGGCCCGGGGGCGCAGCCGCAGCGGCAGCATCGCGGACACCGTGGCCATCGCGGAACGCATCGCCGCCTCGGGGGTGAAGGAGATCGTGCTCACGGGCGTGAACACCGGTGACTTCGGACGTTCCCACGGCGAGGACTTCCTGGGCCTGATCGAGGCGCTGGACCGCGTGGAGGGCATCGCGCGTTTCCGCATCAGCAGCATCGAGCCCAACCTCTGCACCGACGCCATCATCCGCTTCGTGACCGGCAGCAGGCGGTTCGCCCCGCACTTCCACATGCCCCTGCAGAGCGGAAGCGACGCCCTGCTGGAACGCATGCGCCGCCGCTACGACACGGCGCTCTATGCGGACCGGGTCCACGCCATCAAGACGTTGATGCCGCATGCCTGTGTCGGCGCGGACGTCATCACCGGCACACCGGGCGAGACCGACGAGGAGTTCCTGAGGACCCACGCCTTCCTGCGGTCCGTGCCGGTGGACCACCTGCACGTGTTCACCTACAGCGAGCGCGCCAACACCACGGCCGTGCGCATGGACGAGACCGTTCCCATGGAAACGCGGCGCGAGCGCACGAAGCAGCTCCGCATCCTGGGCGGCAAGCTGCAGAGGGCGCATGTTGAGCGGCACCTGGGCACCGTGCGCCCCGTGCTGTTCGAGGCCGAAGAGACCGATGGTCGCATGCTCGGCTTCACGGACAACTACATCAGGGTATCGGTGCCTTACAACGCTGCCTTGGTGAATGCCGTGGAGCCCGTGTCCCTGGACCGGTCCGACGGCGAAGGGCACGTCATCGGATCGCGGGTCGCTTCCGCCCCTGCCCCTGCCTCGTCTGCCGAAGCCTTTGGCGAAGGCATGGCCCCTGCCTCGTCTGCCGAAGCCTTTGGCGAAGGCATGGCCCATGCTCCTGCTCCCGCCGCCTGA
- a CDS encoding prolipoprotein diacylglyceryl transferase yields the protein MYPTLYHALLDLTGIDLPFLKFLNSFGFFVAVAFVVANRLLTAELRRKQANGLLKPSTRSMTIGRPASRSELATQAVLGFLLGWKGLYLILHSAQATADTKAFLFSGTGSVPGGVLGAVALAGLVWWEKRKQQLDKPRTETVLIAPSEHAGSITMTAALWGVIGAKLFHWLENPDELAAFIGDPGGTDLFTGLTMYGGLIMAGAMVMRYFHRHGMPTLAGADAAAPGVMLAYAIGRIGCQVSGDGDWGIVNTTFQGPGPRWFWQYDYPNNVNGIGIPLLDGRPCFEGYCTALPETVFPTPLYETLACALLFAVLWALRTRLRPMGAIFFLFLLLNGLERFWIEKIRVNVVLFGDTTQAELIAGLLMLTGAAGLWMVHRRNNPANDGPATAH from the coding sequence ATGTACCCCACGCTCTACCACGCGCTGCTGGACCTGACGGGGATCGACCTGCCGTTCCTGAAGTTCCTGAACAGCTTCGGGTTCTTCGTGGCGGTGGCCTTCGTGGTGGCCAACCGGCTGCTGACGGCCGAGCTGCGGCGCAAGCAGGCGAACGGCCTGCTGAAGCCCTCGACGCGCTCCATGACCATCGGACGACCGGCGAGCCGGTCGGAACTGGCCACCCAGGCGGTGCTGGGCTTTCTGCTCGGCTGGAAAGGCCTGTACCTGATCCTCCACAGTGCGCAGGCCACCGCGGATACGAAGGCCTTCCTGTTCAGCGGCACGGGCAGTGTGCCGGGCGGCGTGCTGGGTGCGGTCGCCTTGGCGGGCCTCGTGTGGTGGGAGAAGCGCAAACAGCAGCTCGACAAGCCACGGACGGAGACGGTCCTCATCGCGCCCTCGGAACACGCGGGCTCCATCACCATGACGGCGGCCCTGTGGGGCGTGATCGGGGCCAAGCTCTTCCACTGGCTGGAGAACCCCGACGAGCTGGCGGCCTTCATCGGCGATCCGGGTGGCACGGACCTGTTCACCGGCCTCACCATGTATGGAGGCCTGATCATGGCGGGTGCGATGGTGATGCGCTACTTCCACCGCCACGGCATGCCGACGCTGGCGGGGGCGGATGCTGCCGCGCCGGGTGTGATGCTCGCCTATGCCATCGGCCGCATCGGCTGTCAGGTGAGCGGCGATGGGGACTGGGGCATCGTGAACACCACCTTTCAAGGACCGGGCCCCCGCTGGTTCTGGCAGTACGACTATCCGAACAATGTCAATGGCATCGGCATCCCGCTCCTGGATGGCCGTCCCTGCTTCGAGGGCTACTGTACGGCCCTTCCGGAGACCGTGTTCCCCACCCCGTTGTACGAGACCTTGGCCTGCGCGCTGCTTTTCGCGGTGCTCTGGGCCCTGCGCACGCGGCTTCGGCCGATGGGCGCCATCTTCTTCCTCTTCCTCCTGCTGAACGGCCTGGAGCGCTTCTGGATCGAGAAGATCCGTGTGAACGTCGTGCTCTTCGGCGACACCACGCAGGCCGAGCTGATCGCCGGGCTGCTGATGCTGACCGGCGCCGCCGGGCTGTGGATGGTGCACCGGAGGAACAACCCCGCCAACGATGGACCTGCAACAGCTCACTGA
- a CDS encoding inositol monophosphatase has product MDLQQLTEQVAALSAEVAAFIRDEAGKLTEAGVSTKSANNLVTHVDHTAEDRLVEALERLLPDAGFIAEEGSGEQRERLNWVIDPLDGTTNFVHGVPCYCISIALLDGTEPLLGVVHEVTRDERFTAWKNGGAWMNGQRIRVSDRKQLQDSLLATGFPYDDFGYEAEYMDLLRELMHRTRGIRRLGSAAADLAYVACGRFEAFYEYGLNSWDVAAGVLLVREAGGRVSGFRLSKDPVFDEEIVASNSAIHDELLEVIERSWQRQD; this is encoded by the coding sequence ATGGACCTGCAACAGCTCACTGAACAGGTGGCGGCGCTCAGCGCCGAAGTGGCCGCCTTCATCCGCGACGAGGCGGGCAAGCTCACCGAGGCCGGTGTGTCCACCAAGAGCGCGAACAATCTGGTGACCCACGTGGACCACACCGCCGAGGACCGGTTGGTGGAGGCCCTGGAACGCCTCCTGCCCGATGCCGGCTTCATCGCCGAGGAGGGCAGCGGCGAACAGCGCGAGCGCCTCAACTGGGTGATCGACCCGCTGGACGGCACCACGAACTTCGTGCATGGGGTGCCGTGCTACTGCATCAGCATCGCCCTGCTGGACGGCACCGAGCCCCTGCTGGGCGTGGTGCATGAGGTGACGCGCGACGAACGGTTCACCGCTTGGAAGAACGGCGGCGCCTGGATGAACGGCCAGCGCATCCGGGTGAGCGATCGGAAGCAGCTGCAGGACAGCTTGCTGGCGACAGGGTTCCCGTACGATGACTTTGGATACGAGGCCGAGTACATGGACCTGCTGCGCGAGTTGATGCACCGTACGCGCGGCATCCGTCGGCTCGGCAGCGCCGCGGCGGACCTGGCCTACGTGGCCTGTGGCCGCTTCGAGGCCTTCTACGAGTATGGGCTCAACAGCTGGGACGTGGCGGCGGGCGTGCTGCTCGTGCGCGAGGCGGGGGGGCGGGTGAGCGGATTCCGCCTCAGCAAGGACCCGGTGTTCGACGAGGAGATCGTGGCCAGCAACAGCGCCATCCACGACGAGCTGCTGGAGGTGATCGAACGCAGCTGGCAGCGGCAGGACTGA